The Enoplosus armatus isolate fEnoArm2 chromosome 5, fEnoArm2.hap1, whole genome shotgun sequence genome contains the following window.
TTTGAGGAATTTGAAACCTACATTGCTAGCAGTCCTCTACGTCTTTGCAGTTGTTGGCATGTAGCTACATTTCTCGGCACATTAACTGTACTAACTGTCGATAAATGGAATAGCATGAAAGCATTGACACGACTGTCTATCATGCACAAAGATGCCCATGCATTCGTGTGCGCTCAGGATACTGacaaaatactaaaacattGCTCCCTAGCGCTACTAGTGGACAAAAACACTACACAGGGTACTTTTAACTTTGCCAGCACAGTGTTGTAATAAATAAGAATGACCTAAATTGCAGCAGCATTTTCTGTATGTTCTTCCTTCTGTTCTCATATTTATTAGGTCATTTGCAGAGTGCAGATTTGCTGCTGTGTTCACCCATGTTTCAACTGTATTGACATCACAGCTGTCAACCATCACTCACAGCCACAAAATTGCCACCACCGctggagagaaagtgaaattCAATATTAGAAACGTTATAATCTAGACCAGCTTGTCCAGATTCAAGACACATGTTTAGACATGGTGCTTTTATCCAGATGTGAATCATTTTTATCAGGACATCCTGTGCTAGAatcaacacagaaataaaaagcaagacTACTCTGAGAATTAATCGCATACATCAAATATGGGGGGCGACACAAACACCATCCAGGAGATCTATTGGTTTCCATAGGTTTTCTGTATTGATTCAGATGATGTGGAATAGTAAGTCAAAAGGAGGCGTTTTCTCTCCTGTAGTGTTTTCTCAGCTATTGTCAAGGGCAAGCACTTCACAGTTAGTAGCAGGCAGTGGGGGACAACCACCAGAGGCCAGAGAAAGAGATTTAAGTCTTCTTGCTACCTGCAGACACAACCCCCGCATGTCTGCTGCTTATATTCTGTCTGAGCTTCTTGTTGCTACTGTTTTTGCTGTCTAATATTTGagcctctctctcgctctctctgtgtcttcttctCCATCGTTCTCTCTACTTGTGCTCACTTGTTATTGTGCCATCTCATCTGATCACATTAGAGAGGAAATCAGACTCTGTTATACACCttccctgctgtgctgctgcctgataatgtggttattttttttctactctCCTCGCTTCTTATCTGGCAGAGAAATGGTGATGATTAAATTAGCCCTTTGGCATGCCAGAGtcataaaatgatgaaaaacccacaatgcactgcagaAGCATGATGACTGTTTGGAAAACGGGGCCCTTTGACTACAGGCGGACGACGGTGGAGGAACGAGGCAACGGCTGAGCTAATAGGGCGCTCAGTGTCCGCTCTGTTCCcactcatctttttctctcttaaatacacacacacacacacacggacaaacacacacatactggccAATATGTGCCCCTGTTTTCATTCCTTTGTGTCAAACCACGGTGATCTCATCTCTCCATCAGGCggtttgttatgtgtgtgtgctaatagctgcctcccttcctctttggctctgttttcctctgtctgtcacacacacacacacacacacacacacacacacacacacacacacacacacacacacacacatgaacacccACTGtacaccctccctctctccatcgcTGACTTACCTCCAACAAGGCTTCCTTTTCTGCATTACTATCTCGCAATCTTTCCATTTATCATCACCACCATCTCttagatacacacatgcatacattgaGACACACCGATAtaaccacgcacacacatattctcagtgctttgtgtgtgttaataccCTGTCAGAGGAGATTATAAATGAGTTGGGGATGACAGCGCCTCTGGGAAATCCCCTCCGGAGGTCAGGAGCAGCAGCCGCTGCCCCAGCTCTGCCCCGGGCCACGTCTGGTCCTCTCTGGTGTTCAGGCTgcgctctctcttctctgcagaCACCTGACCCCTTTTCTCTGTTCCTATAGTGGGCCCTTGTCTCCATCAGTACTCATACTGGAACTGTTTTTCAGTTTGCTCAGTCTGTGTCCTCGCTATCTGCTCAAGTGCTCTGATGCTGATGGATGTATCCAAGAAAACCTGGACAAGAAATCCTGGGCAGATTAAAGGATGAAAGAGTTTTGGAGAAGCCCACTCACCCAGACCATAACTCACACCGAAAATACAccttatttttcttttagaCCTGTCCTCAGCGAAATAGCTGAAAAGACATTACTTGATTGTAATGTGATCCAAGATTTAGCCAGAAATCGAAAAGTTGGTGgcacacacactaaaatgtctttaaattgcttgCTTAAAAGACCTGCGCATGCCAAGTGGCAGAgaagtttaaagctgcactaagttatatttatatatattaacaatggatcaaatggctACATGAAATGTGAAAGGGGCATCAAACCCACATACAATTaactcccctcagctctacatggggttttagcatctttcagttcaatgttttcatcatcactgtTGTTTCCAGTAGCATGcaactgttttcagtgaaaagttcactacctgctcagcaccaaagagcagacagacacagttagctactagctggtgaacatagtggagcatttcgaccaaaacaaagctaatagtgaatattggactccaatgctgctctgtaactgctggttGTATAAACAGACTGTTAACACGTTCACCAGAACAACTttgtaaggtgataatatgtcagtgtctGAAAAGGTCTatccttcttccctcctccctcaggtCAGTTGATTGAGCgggtcctcctctcctccatgttGAACCCCGGTGAACAGTGGCAGACATACCGTCACCACGGACGGACTCTCGGCCTGGAGTACCGGCTGCGATTCCGCTGTGATTCAAACTACTACGGACCTTTCTGCAACAAGTTCTGCAGGGCCCGCGATGACTTCTTCGGTCACTTCAACTGCGACGCCAGTGGCTCCAAAGTCTGCATGGAGGGCTGGACGGGACCAGAGTGCAAAGAAGGTGAGAGAGGAAACTTAAAtctaaggtgtgtgtgtgtgtgtgtgtgtgtgtgtgtgtgtgtgtgtgtgtgtgtgtgtgtgtgtgtgtgtgagtatatgaCACCATATGTCCCGTATAAatttagaaaaatgtacaaTTCACATATACAATGAGTTCTAGTCTTTAGtctttagataaaaaaaatggtCTATTCTGTTGACTGGGTGCAGTGACTCCCTGAAGACTTTgctggttgcttggcaacctcacagtgatggCAAGACTCCAGGAGGTCAGTGCGCtcgaccaagaaatagtccggtacataacccccataaaaccacaacaagtGGTTTTTACACCAGTTTATGTCCCGATTAAAGAAACAAGATACAACTTGTTAAttagctttagaagtgctgttGATATAAGGTGGAGACCTGAtagtgaaaagtaaaaaatgcaGAACCGCTGGGAAGGTTCTTGGCTTAATCCTCATTTATCTACCTGCTCAGCTGCTCAGTCGATAATATTACAAAGCTTCACATCTTTAGTTGCTTACTGAGTTTCACTCCAAAAtggtaaatatatatttgggaaaatgtttgttgtgtttgtttttagaaaatattAAACTAATATTTTCCTCAAGTTGCCTTGAGACCACTGTTGAgaaaaaacatagaaaatgtttttgctctccatttatttttccatcatcCCTGGAAGGGGGTTTCCTCTGTGATCCTTTCAGAGGTTTCTTAAAAGGTTTTTCCATGAGGGTGTCCTTGTTGTCCTTTTTAACATTGGCCTCTGGAGCCCTCTGAAATTGTTATCGTGATTAAGGCCTGCTAAAAAAAAGCCAGTGTCATCAGCTTTAAATGATAGTCACAAATACACGCATACTTACTAACACTAAAACTAAGTTGTAGCATTCAAACAGCCCCTTGACCAAGAAGGAATCAGCCTCATGAACGTGCTCACTTTCCAAAACCtgtccacacacatgcagcataaAACCCAACAATTGTACATCAGTAAATAGCTTCAgcggacagtgtgtgtgtgggggggattattctccgtctgtctgtgaCTCATCAGCTGGATGACCTCACTGTGTGACCTCGGAGCGCTGCCATCATGTTGCAATGGTAAAACTGAATGGAGGAAACCAGAGTGGAAACCATGGGAACCCTGAAGGACACGTTGCTAGTTTACGGACATCCTCACTTCATCTGacttcctcctcagcaggtCGTTGATTGGACTGCAGAGAAGCAGGAAGTCTGAAAAATTAGCCAGGGGTCCCTCTGTTACCCCCTGCAGGTTAATGACCACGATGAAGTTCAGGGAGTTTTCAGTCTCGGGATCTCCAACTCGAAACTTTTGAATAGCTTAACTGTGGAAGTAAATAATCTCACAATGAAAAATATAGAGTGTGTCAGTCAGAATTGGAAGACACATACTCCAAAAGCCAACATTTTTAGAGGTTTCTCTTCTACACAGATGATCTACTGAACATCActtgttaatgttattttgcacagttaagtgtgtgttttgtatatcTGGTGATATCTGGggttattttgtgttgtttaacTGGCAGCGATCCAGATGTATTCAGTGTAGATTGTAGCTTTTAATGCTCAGTAACTCAACTGAACTtaatttctgtttcatatttactgtttcCTAGTCTCTAATAGCTctctcattttgtgtgtgtgtgcatgttttgttcaCAGCGGTGTGCAAGCAGGGGTGTCATCAGGTCCACGGCTCCTGTACTGTACCAGGAGAATGCAAGTAAGTTCGAGGAACGcttaaaaaatgtgtaatttccaCCGTAGGCAGGGCCGAATGATATATACAAAGTTACATTATATAGGAATCAATGTGAGGCAGATTAAGTCCATTAGTCACTACCAGATAACACCCAAATTTAGCTGAATTTAGCAGTACACTATAGTGTATTGTAACAATGATAACCATTCTTTCTGGTGTTGCCAAAATGCAATATTGAtatcatgttgtttttgaacCTTAGCCTGGATTAGATTTCTGCAATGGGGTTGGAGTCCCATGTGTCTAAAATCCTGCAGCAGTGCATTGATGGGCTAATTTCACTCTACAGTTGCTGCAGTCTTTACTAGAGCGATGAACTCTCTTCACAAATAGAACTACTGAAGTTAAAGGCTGCATATAACCTGTGAATTATGTGTCTGTTGTAAGAATACGCTGTTTTTCTAGTCTAGTTCAGCTGTAGCAGAAACTAAATGTTACATTTAGTGCAACATTAATATAAGTAGACATTCCCAAAGCATGAACAGGTTGGTATTGATCGTATGAACATGATATGAACAAGCGTCTCTTTGCTCTCGTCTTCCTCTTCAGGTGTCATTATGGCTGGAAGGGCCCTCTGTGTGACCAGTGTGTGACGTTCCCCGGCTGTGTGTACGGCAGCTGCACTGAGCcctggcagtgtgtgtgcgaTGTCAACTGGGGAGGACTGCTGTGTGACAAAGGTCAGATATGAGACCCGTTAAGTGGAATGTTTTGAAGtaagaatgaaagaaagcatGGATATACTAAACATGgggatttaatttgtttttgtagatCTGTTTCTCTTCTGCTGATCAATTTAACATCCTAAACATGAAACTGGAGCTGTTTGTATCGAGGGTATCAGACTCACCTGGTCCTCGCTTTGACATCCCATCCTGAACTCAACAATAGACCCaataattcaacaaaaacagcaaaaacttGCACCAAAACTAGTGAAAACAAAACTGCCCAGACTCACTACCACCTTCCATCCAGTCATGCAGAACTCTTAATTTCTACCCTTATAGCTTgtaaaacagatattttttgtcatgtttttttcttttctactctCTGTGCACCCAAAGGTATAAGAAATTCAACCTGCACATTGCTCTTTAAACTCACAATAAGGTACTTTTCACTGGGAGAATGCTGATAGTCACATCAGTGTATTTCTTGCTTCTTGTCTTGGATAACagcatatatatttttatttttatttctatatatatttttatttttactgttagCATTTAATACAAAGAAGGTTCTCCACAGCAAAACTCAATAAGTAGAGGACTGTGTCATCCACATAAGGGCTTTGTCGTGTATTGTATGTTGGTCAAGAACTcggtctgtgtgtgagagagaaacattgTATGTGCAGTATATTTGTTTGTCAGGCGTGGTTCTTCACACCCCGTCCCAGGCATGGGATACTGATCTTCTGTTTGAGATAAGACACGGCTCCCTCAGGGCTTCACCTTCTTTAACTTTTCCCACCACACTGCAGTAAAGTTCCTCCAACATTATCCCAGAATATAACCGCCCACCTCCCACCTCTGTCCCAGTGTGGGAGCTGGGATCCGGGAGCCTAACGAGTGCCCACGGGACGGTGTATTGTGCAGAGGAAAGGCGATAGCCTTGGGTAAGGTGAATGTGAGCAGGGCTGGGCTGGGCACTCTTAGCGAGGTGGGGTCCTGAGCTGTTTCTGTGTATTCAGAAAGGCTCTGTAAAGATCTGTGCTGAGACAAAGAGACTGTGGGCACGGAGGAGATCATTAGAGAAAGCAAAGGCTTTAATCAGCCTTAACACTGGAAACAACAGGCCCTGCAGCTACTGGCCTGCACAGTCAGCATACAGAGCCGACCTGGATACACTTTGGcctctgtgcagtgtgtgtgtgtgcgtgctgtgcTGTGAACTAAAATATAAAAGCTTTTCTTTAACCATAACTTTTTTATGGTTTCAGATCTGAACTACTGTGGCACCCACCAGCCCTGCAAGAACGGCGGGACCTGCACCAACACAGAGCCAAACGAGTACCAGTGTGAGTGCCAGGAAGGTTTCAGAGGACGCAACTGTGACATTGGTGAGTGTGGCTTCACCatacagactgaaaaaaagagtttatttaaatactgtatgtggatACAGAAGCTAACGAGTGTGGACAGTTTGTCTaagaaaaaagacactgtggcaCAGATAACATGTGACATAGATAACATGATACATAAATAactaatgtaaaaataactaTATAGACtaactataaaaacacaacacataggCAACAACATATGCAGTAAATCTGTACCTGTCTTCATTTTGAGGGAAAACAACCTGCACCCCCTGTAAAGTGCACTACAATATCAACTGTAAGTACCTGTGTGGGAGTGCAGGGCCTTTACATTTCATCCTCTTTTCTCATTGtcatcttctttttctcttctgtcaTGCCTCcgtcttctccacctcctccatcttctcatcAGTTGAGCATGCGTGTTTGTCGTCCCCGTGTTTGAACGAAGCCACCTGTGTGGAAGACCCAACTGGCTTCAGCTGCATCTGTAGCGAAGGCTGGACCGGACACACCTGCGCTGATGGTGATtgtcaatcccacacacacacacacacacacacagtcttgtttccatcacttcagaggacattacattgacttacattcatttccagGAGACTTACTCTAACCATAACCACcacttgcctaaccctaaccttaaaccattCTTCACCTTAAAATTTAATGATTTAAGTTATGGGGacttgcattttgtccccaaaaggaaggtgagacccccacaatgtgactgtgtaaacagatttatgtccccacaataTGAGTAAtacaagtccacacacacacacacacacacacacacacacacacacacacacacacacacacacacaagtccgAGCTGAGGGGCAGTGTGAGATTGTCCGTGATTGGTTGTTATTGGATCAAAGCCAGTGAGTGACTCTAATCAATCCAACAGAGGAAGCTAAATTagcctgaacacaaacattatcAACAGCAATCAGTGGTCTGTCTCGCCCTCTGTCtcgctttgtgtgtgtgtgtgtgtgtgcattttcacACAGACTTACATAGCCAAGAAAAGACGAGGTGGAGCATCTTTGATCAGCgctattcatttcatttaaacagaggtgacactgtgtgttaagtgtgtttttttatgggaGTGAATCAAGAGTTAATTGTCAAGTGTTTTACTCTCGTAGGCTGTGTTCAGGCACAGTGTCTTGCATCCAGACACATCCAGACTTTATCCAGATCCAGATGATGCGGATTAATGTTCACAAATGCCAGCAGTGTCGTGAGTGGCCACTTGTGATCAGACAGGTGTGGCTGCAGCTCAGCTGGTTGAGCGAGATCTCCTTTCCACGTGTTAAAATGTTAtatgaggaaaacactgaaccTCAAATTTCTCCTGATGTAATGAAAAACAGTGGAGAAAGTGCTACTTAGATCTGAAAGtaatgaaacacaacacagatgcTCAAAATAACTGTACAGGTTGTCTACTGTCcacaagaaaggaaaagaatCCCCCAAAAATTCAAGTCACACTGCTTACTTACAGTAAAGTACAAAAGTTGCAGATGCAGACAAGTGAATACTATCAGCCCAGACTTTTGTGCGGCAGCATCCGGTTCCCTCGTAGTGTAAATGGGACACAATTTGGGCCAAAGTGTCTGCcaaattaatgtaatgttatcAGGTTTTGTTTGCTCAGTGAGGAAACTGAGACCACTgctaaacataaaaacaatacatgcaGAACAGGAATGACgtgttgtttttggcttttgtcCTCATCAGTTGTGGTGACGTTAGTTTGCTTTACAGTAGCCTGGTGTTTCCCCTAAACATATGCAGTGGTAGACTTTTTAACTTTGGCTGTTACGAACCAGTAACACCAGCTGCTCATAAAAGACAGCAATTCACAGCTACAACGATGACATTACGGCATGTAATCTGGTCCAAGAGAGTTTATTCTGACACAAGACCTATATTATACCACATGAGGAACACGGAGCACTCGTGTTTATTTTCAGATGGCAATTAAGATTTTTTTCTGCATCACAGCAAACTAACTGACAAAGATTCCTCAGTGTTTACCTTCAGATCATGCCATTCAGTGTGTACTTCAATCACAGTAATCTGATTTCTTAACCGTCATGTAAACAAGAAACACGGTTTCTGTAATCAGGATAAAAGAACTGAGGAACCTGGTCGACAGAGCCAGATTTCTGCTGAAGAAACCTGGTCTCTTGGTCATGTAATCCACAAATAGGGTTTTAGTTGATTGCATGTGCATGACAAAGATATAAGGCAGCGAAAATAGTGACAGCAGTGTGGAGGAATGAAAAATCATTAAACACAGTGGTGCATCCTAATTCCAAGTTTGACTAAAACGAAAAGATTGAAGCAGCAAGTCAAGCTCAGACATGCTGGATTATACAATTCCCATGATCCCAATCCCATTATCGGAGCTAACTCTGATGACATCAACGGGGGTTATTTTTTCCGATTTAAGGAAGCCCCCTCCATATCCACAATAGACATTAACTGAGTAATCTTAATGACGAGTACCCTTTTAAGGTGACACTAAGTTGCCTCCAGAAGTCTTGATAAGTCAGCTTCTGCAGCTAAACAGCTGGCTATTTGTAAAATTCAGACACAtttgtgagcatgtgcagtTAGAAGAGCATTTTTAAGAGAATGGACACAGTTTGATCTGCCTGAATCTCGATCCCCTGAGCACACTTCTGCATGTTACATTGGCTTACAGCAGCCCTCACACCTTGTAAGATCTCCCACTTAAAGCGTGGATAAAGGTCAAATATGTTTTCAGCTGCGACGTAACAACTGAACTGTCACAACAGTCCGTCTCGACCTCGAGCAtgtggtctgtctgtgtgtgtgtgtgtgtgtgtgtgtgtgtgtgtgtgtgtgtgtgtgtgtgtgtgtgtgtgtgtgtgtgtgtgtgtgtgtgtgtgtgtgtcggtggcTACAGGTGAGATTGGATCATACAGGTTACGGTCTGTCGGAGCAGCGTGTGTAAACAAGCAGCGTTCCACATCCTCTGCCTTCACCTCGATCAGAATAAACAGCGCTGCGGGTCGGTCACTGGCATGTAAACACTTCAACAGGAAGCATTTCgatcagtgagagagagaataagaggaGAAGGACAAACAGAGGAATAAAGGGATAGTTTATTTTTGCTCTTGTTATTTGTTTCTGGCTTGATTAACAGAGAGGcggtctgtctctgtctctgtatgtgttGTGGGGGGGCTCTCTGGGGAATACACAGTGAGAGGATTGTCAGGCTCGCAGGGAATGACAACCATAACCACAACACAGCTCTGCTTTCAGActagatttatatatatatatatatatataaccgATATTAATTAAAggcttctttgttttgttatgtttttcgGGAGAAGTTATTATTGCTCAGGGTTTGAGTCGGGGTCAGGAGGATGGAAAATGGTTGTTCTGCAGGGTTAGGTAAATGAAAGAAGGTTATGAGAGAGACTGAGCCAAAGATGTATACCACAGAGTCATGCATGGGAAACGTTACGATGCCACTACTGCGCAAATATGCCACGTGTAATAGGAAGTTATGCACGGTTAACCCCTAAAACGAGAGCTTATCTCTGTCTGTTCGTGCTCTTTTTCctcacatttcctctgtttttgaTTCCCTTTTAGAGGAGCGGAAccattttctatttctaatcgtaccccccccctcctttttcccCCATTATCctgtcatttatttaaattccctcgttcctccctcctctctgggAAAGGTTTGAGGTGTCAGCCATGTTCGTGCAGCAGATGATTATATTTATCACTGTTTGCACAGAaaccagagcagcagaaaagagaatgaaaacacaggCCGCCGAAGCATCCGCATACCAATGCTACAGTTCAGATCCCACATGTCCACGTGGtggcatccacacacacaaaatgtctctttgatattcacacacacagtcccattAGTTCATGTACattattctgtctttctcttcccaGCCGTCAGGCAGTGTGATCGGAGTCCGTGCGGCCGTGGAGCGACATGTCAGGAGGCTCCTGGAGGTTTCCGGTGCCTCTGCCCGCCGGGATGGACCGGCAGGACGTGTCAGCTGGGTCAGTGGGTCAGGATTAAATTAAACatgtgtcatatatatatatatatatatatatatatatatatatatatatacacacacacatgtagaggGTCGCTGCCTCTGAATGATGTTTGCCTGTTATGCCTATTCTCCTGTATTCTTTAAAATATGCATGAATATGTCGTAAAGCACCTTTTAAAACACAATGGGAATATGCTTtacaactaaataaataaaagcaaagagtTAAAGTAGGGCTTGACAGTAATTCAGTATTTAAGCACAATTATGATGATAATATTATGTTCTACATGATAATATTTGTATCTACATATTTATGCTACTCATCCAAATTGATGACTTTTAATGAAATTAAGTGTGAATAGagttgcccagttgtcatgaaAATGTAGACGctgaaatttccatttttctttttttattattataaatttttattgtcattggtgcaaaaacaaaacagtagtGACCTTACGGATATagcaatgaaacagaaacagagacaaaatacacaaagacagacacagaaaaacagggtGATGTGCAGAACTTAacataatacaaacaaaaagtcagGAATGAAAGTATAGtcataataattattataataataacatcatgCAGTTGTTGATGTGATTTAAATGTAGTGTAATATtgaaatatgtacagtatataaaaaataatttcagtaCTTTAAGAacttcttgtccatgttggcttcaaagttgagattgaaagttcattcttgatcttaGAAAAagcatttgacaaaacaaactcaccaaaGGTCCCtttagcagctttaaaatgGAAATCCTAACTAGTTATTgaaggttttatttttactcaaaAGGTTTCATGTAGCCTAATGCAAAATGGTCGAACATAGTAAACTGGTTTAAACAACGGTCTAATTATTTTGTATACATTTGACATATTGTGATACATGTATATAATACGAATATTGGTACTGCAAAATATATCCTTATTAACATTGTGATATTGATTTTAACTACATTGACCAGCcataagtaaaagtaatataagatagtgtttttaaagatggagGACCAAGATCCCAGAACTACGTACAGCACAactaatcaataaaatattcaacTTTGATGTAAGCCTGACAGATGACTCGAGCAAAGACACTAAAGTTGGTGCAAAGGGATTTTATCTGAGTGGTAATGCTTGAAAAGTtcaatttattacatttttgtaataGTGATGATTTTTCATCATTAAAGTATCACTACAGTTGTTTATACAGTGATCTATTAATGATATTTATCATCTTCAAAGGGGTCTATTCACAGGATTTTTAACACTGATCCTCTAACAAGCTCAATCAATCAGAGCTGTAACACACAGCTGGTTTCAAAAGCTGCCTCTCAGTGAGCAATACGTGATTATGTCTTCCAGTTGAAGTGAAATATGCATTTAAAGCACAaattaaagaggcagaaaaagccGACGGCATGTTAATTCTCCTATCAGCTCATCCTGACTGTGAATCAGTATTCTCTAAATGCACTGTCACGTCTCTTTGGGCTGCATTCGCTCATATTGACAAGTATACTCCCAGAGGGTTGTTGTGTTAGATAGTACAGCAGAGGGAATATTGTATAGAatcaggtcacacacacacacacacacacacatacacagaggacgtggtatatacacacacacagaggcttggGGGTTATGAAGTAAAAACTGAGACATATTTCAGGATGAcagcctctcctgctcctctgtgttaCAGTGATATGTCACTCTGACACTTGATAATCCCCCATAGTTCCACATCGCAGGTCAGTGGCTCAcagtataacacacacacacacacacacacacagttcaaacACAAGTGATAAAACTCTTTACAGCCTGAGCCGAGAGGCAGAGCATCAGTAGTGCCTCAAATGGTGAAAGGCAATTATACTTTCTATCAGTTTCACTCTTTTATTAGCCGACTTCTGTCCCCCACAT
Protein-coding sequences here:
- the LOC139285456 gene encoding protein jagged-1b, producing MRSDRHRGHLHLQRTVIFLVALTIQPQAVCAVGMFELQIRHFQNPQGLLQTGDCCDLQASGGQHCSARDPCDTFFQACLKEYQARVISTGACTFGSGSTGILGGNSQSLRHRGGGGGEDGTTGHIVIPFKYAWPKSFSLVLEALDYDNDTTESGQLIERVLLSSMLNPGEQWQTYRHHGRTLGLEYRLRFRCDSNYYGPFCNKFCRARDDFFGHFNCDASGSKVCMEGWTGPECKEAVCKQGCHQVHGSCTVPGECKCHYGWKGPLCDQCVTFPGCVYGSCTEPWQCVCDVNWGGLLCDKDLNYCGTHQPCKNGGTCTNTEPNEYQCECQEGFRGRNCDIVEHACLSSPCLNEATCVEDPTGFSCICSEGWTGHTCADAVRQCDRSPCGRGATCQEAPGGFRCLCPPGWTGRTCQLDTNECEMSICAHARSCRNLIGGYLCDCLPGWTGPNCDIRNSSCQGLCLNGGRCEAFFRA